Within Trichocoleus desertorum ATA4-8-CV12, the genomic segment TTCACTTGCGGGTTGAGCGCAGCCATCTGCACCCCGATATAGGGATGTTGAACCTCTCCGGTTGCAATGAGCTGTTGGGCAATGGTTTGGGCGGTGTTAATCGGAATGGCAAAGCCAAGTCCTTGCGCTCCCTGGAGAATGGCAGTGTTGATGCCAATCACATCTCCTGCCGCATTCAGGAGCGGTCCCCCTGAGTTACCTGGGTTAATTGCCGCATCCGTTTGAATGAAGCCAACCCGCTTATCTGGAATGCCGATCGCCGCACTAGACCGCTCAGTGCCGCTAATCACACCTACCGTTACAGTTTCCTGCAAACCAAGTGGATTACCAATAGCGATCGCCCACTGCCCTTGCTTCACTGCATCGGAATCCCCAATTGTGACAGTCGGCAAGTCCTCAGCTTGTACTTGAATCACGGCTACGTCTGTGACTGGGTCTTTACCCAGTACTTGCCCATCCAAGATGCGACCGTCTTGAAACGATACGGTTACGGTATCGGCTTCATTCACCACATGGGCATTGGTGAGAAGCAGTCCATCCGAATCAATCACAAAGCCAGAACCAATGCCTCGCAACACAGGAGCATTCGATGGTACTGGCTGTCCTCCGCCCAAAAAGGGTCTTAGGGAACTCGGTACATCTCTTGTTCCTGCTAAAGTACGAGACACATTCACCTGAACCACTGCTGCTTCTGCTTTATTCACGGCTGTGGTAACAAAGTTATCCTCCGAGCTATTTTGCTGAAGTGGTAAAGCCTGAGCAGAACTGTTGTTCAAAAATCCAATACCAAGGCTAACACACCCAATCAACAGATAAGTTGCTAGTCTCTGTACCCAACGTTGATAAAGGGTTGCTCGCCGCTCAGTTTTACGAGTTGAGCAGGAAGAATTAAAGTCAAGATTGATAAGGTTGCGATCGCTGTACATATTTTCTAATTCTGTTCTAAGTGATTTCTGTTATGGGTTATTGTGGATGACTAATTGCTGATCAATTAATTCTCAGTGCGCTGGATTCTTGGTGTGTGGCTTCTTACCAAGTTCATGCCAGTTCTGCTCTTCAATATGAACCCCATAATGCTCAGCCGCTTTTTGGATATTGGCAAAGGCTAAATTTCGGTCTTCGTCAGATACATCGTGGACTTGATCGAAACGAGCCAGGGCGTTCTGAACATGGGAGGCGTCAGTTAATGGTTCTTTTCGCTGTTTGGGAAACGCAAATACATTATCTGGTAATTCTTTGCGGTCTT encodes:
- a CDS encoding trypsin-like peptidase domain-containing protein, with the protein product MYSDRNLINLDFNSSCSTRKTERRATLYQRWVQRLATYLLIGCVSLGIGFLNNSSAQALPLQQNSSEDNFVTTAVNKAEAAVVQVNVSRTLAGTRDVPSSLRPFLGGGQPVPSNAPVLRGIGSGFVIDSDGLLLTNAHVVNEADTVTVSFQDGRILDGQVLGKDPVTDVAVIQVQAEDLPTVTIGDSDAVKQGQWAIAIGNPLGLQETVTVGVISGTERSSAAIGIPDKRVGFIQTDAAINPGNSGGPLLNAAGDVIGINTAILQGAQGLGFAIPINTAQTIAQQLIATGEVQHPYIGVQMAALNPQVKQFINTSPDSGMQVEADQGILVVQVQRNSPAAKAGVRVGDVIQRVDDQPVTQANKMQQLIEEAGVGGKLPVTLQRNERTVALTIQPEQLPPATR